A window of Corallococcus macrosporus DSM 14697 contains these coding sequences:
- a CDS encoding ABC transporter substrate-binding protein, producing MSSLPTLLRAAGVTAALVLLTACRIESAAPSAGPAQAREGAPSGDVWVYTSMYRHVLDALEPLLKARLPGVQVRWYQAGSEKVASRLEAERAAGAVRADLLATSDPFLYERLAREGALLRYASPHVLRVPRALVDLDARYAALRLSTMVLVHRKGGPPPPASFAELAQGPWTGRVAIGDPLTSGTAFTWAVFCDAKHGESFFPGLRQRGAIVAGGNAAVLQKVESGEADAGVLLLENALAAQARGSPLEVVWPTDGAVVIPGPAALFATTPNPVAAKAVVDVLLSPEGQRIIVEQGDMHAVDPRLGGPRGAAGVSELLERARPWTPELLERGLTQGGAVKERFRRAFSQ from the coding sequence ATGTCGTCCCTGCCCACGCTGCTCCGGGCCGCGGGTGTCACCGCCGCGCTCGTCCTCCTCACCGCCTGCCGCATCGAGTCCGCCGCGCCCTCGGCGGGGCCGGCCCAGGCGCGCGAGGGCGCGCCGTCCGGGGACGTCTGGGTCTACACGTCCATGTACCGGCACGTCCTGGACGCGCTGGAGCCGCTGCTGAAGGCGCGGCTGCCCGGCGTCCAGGTGCGCTGGTACCAGGCGGGCAGCGAGAAGGTGGCCAGCCGGCTGGAGGCGGAGCGCGCCGCCGGGGCCGTGCGCGCGGACCTGCTGGCCACGTCGGACCCGTTCCTCTACGAGCGGCTGGCGCGCGAGGGCGCCCTGCTCCGCTACGCCTCGCCCCATGTGCTTCGGGTGCCTCGCGCCCTGGTGGACCTGGACGCGCGCTACGCGGCGCTGCGGCTGTCCACCATGGTCCTGGTCCACCGGAAGGGCGGGCCCCCGCCGCCCGCCTCCTTCGCGGAGCTGGCCCAGGGGCCGTGGACGGGGCGCGTGGCCATTGGAGACCCGCTGACGTCCGGCACCGCCTTCACCTGGGCCGTGTTCTGCGACGCGAAGCACGGCGAGTCCTTCTTCCCCGGGCTGCGCCAGCGGGGCGCCATCGTCGCGGGTGGCAACGCGGCGGTGCTCCAGAAGGTGGAGAGCGGCGAGGCGGACGCGGGCGTGCTGCTGCTGGAGAACGCGCTCGCGGCCCAGGCGCGCGGCAGTCCCCTTGAGGTGGTGTGGCCCACGGATGGCGCCGTCGTCATCCCCGGGCCCGCGGCGCTCTTCGCGACCACGCCCAACCCCGTGGCGGCCAAGGCGGTGGTGGACGTGCTGCTGTCCCCTGAAGGCCAGCGCATCATCGTAGAGCAGGGCGACATGCACGCGGTGGACCCCAGGCTCGGAGGTCCGAGGGGAGCGGCCGGCGTCTCCGAGCTGCTGGAGCGCGCGCGCCCGTGGACCCCCGAGCTGCTCGAACGCGGGCTCACGCAGGGCGGCGCCGTGAAGGAGCGCTTCCGGCGGGCGTTCTCACAATGA
- a CDS encoding ABC transporter permease, whose translation MSAAASKARWLGLGVWLLPVLCFSVLPVAALLWRGLGPAGVEGLGWLLAEGGALGNTLRIATGAAALAFAAGTPLALVLFRTDLPLRGAFTVLFTLPSAVPAFIWGMGWLSLASPRAGYLNRLLGGDTFDIYGPVGIAFVEGVSGLPLVLLAGAAALRRVDPAVEEAARVCGASTVRALLTTTLPLALPSLLSGAVMVFLMAASSFGVPYLLGVSASPPTRVLTTRIYELVLMGGEQGLARAALLATSLLLLAPLSLLVTWALGRAGRVRLSAGKGLSSRPFPLGRARGLVLGTVSLAAGVLVLLPLGAILLTSLQRSFGAALTWEALTLAHWSGVLLEPRTLHALGRSVLLAAGAGLLVCALGLAAAVLRRGLRRLGPGVEALAVWPYAVPGTVLALALLLAFSRDLRFILLDRVAFVLALAHTPWLLLIAYVAKYLALGARNSEEALAQLDASLAEAARVSGAGPWRAFVDAPLPLLRPALTAAFVLAFLACATEITMSVLLVPAGTDVLGTLLFELQSYADPAAAAVLACAFIALVVVGQALLALLTRRPVDTR comes from the coding sequence ATGAGCGCGGCGGCGTCCAAGGCCCGGTGGCTGGGGCTCGGCGTGTGGCTGCTGCCGGTGCTCTGCTTCTCCGTGCTCCCGGTGGCCGCGCTGCTCTGGCGGGGGCTGGGGCCGGCCGGGGTGGAGGGCCTGGGCTGGCTGCTCGCGGAGGGCGGCGCGCTGGGGAACACGCTGCGCATCGCCACGGGCGCGGCGGCGCTGGCCTTCGCCGCGGGGACACCGCTGGCGCTGGTGCTGTTCCGCACCGACCTGCCCCTGCGAGGGGCCTTCACGGTGCTGTTCACCCTGCCCTCCGCCGTGCCCGCGTTCATCTGGGGCATGGGCTGGCTGTCGCTCGCGAGCCCTCGCGCGGGGTACCTCAACCGGCTCCTGGGCGGTGACACCTTCGACATCTACGGCCCGGTGGGCATCGCCTTCGTGGAGGGCGTGTCGGGCCTCCCGCTGGTGCTCCTGGCGGGCGCGGCGGCCCTGCGGCGCGTGGACCCGGCGGTGGAGGAAGCCGCGCGCGTCTGCGGCGCCTCCACGGTCCGGGCGCTGCTGACGACGACGCTGCCGCTGGCGCTGCCCTCGCTGCTGTCCGGCGCGGTGATGGTGTTCCTCATGGCGGCCTCGTCCTTCGGCGTGCCGTACCTGCTGGGCGTGTCGGCCTCGCCGCCCACGCGGGTGCTCACCACGCGCATCTATGAGCTGGTGTTGATGGGCGGTGAGCAGGGGCTGGCGCGCGCCGCGCTGCTGGCGACCTCGCTGCTGCTGCTGGCGCCCCTGTCGCTGCTGGTGACGTGGGCCCTGGGCCGGGCGGGCCGCGTCCGGCTCAGCGCGGGCAAGGGCCTGTCCTCCCGCCCCTTCCCGCTGGGGCGCGCACGCGGCCTCGTGCTGGGCACGGTGAGCCTGGCCGCGGGGGTGCTGGTGCTGCTGCCCCTGGGCGCCATCCTCCTCACGTCGCTCCAGCGCAGCTTCGGCGCGGCGCTGACGTGGGAGGCGCTGACGCTGGCGCACTGGTCGGGCGTGCTCCTGGAGCCGCGCACGCTGCACGCCCTGGGGCGCAGCGTCCTGCTCGCGGCGGGCGCGGGCCTGCTGGTCTGTGCCCTGGGGCTCGCGGCGGCGGTGCTGCGCCGCGGGCTGCGGCGGCTGGGCCCGGGGGTGGAGGCGCTGGCGGTGTGGCCCTACGCGGTGCCGGGGACGGTGCTGGCCCTGGCGCTGCTGCTCGCGTTCTCCCGGGACTTGCGCTTCATCCTGCTGGACCGCGTCGCCTTCGTGCTCGCGCTGGCGCACACGCCGTGGCTGCTGCTCATCGCCTATGTGGCGAAGTACCTGGCCCTGGGCGCGCGCAACAGCGAGGAGGCGCTCGCGCAGTTGGATGCCTCGCTCGCGGAGGCCGCGCGGGTGAGCGGCGCGGGCCCGTGGCGCGCGTTCGTGGATGCGCCCCTGCCCCTGCTTCGGCCCGCGCTCACCGCGGCCTTCGTGCTGGCGTTCCTCGCGTGCGCGACGGAAATCACGATGTCCGTCCTGCTGGTGCCCGCGGGAACCGACGTGCTCGGGACGCTGCTGTTCGAGCTGCAGAGCTACGCGGACCCCGCCGCCGCCGCGGTGCTGGCGTGTGCCTTCATCGCGCTGGTGGTGGTGGGACAGGCCTTGCTCGCGCTGCTGACGCGGAGGCCCGTGGACACGCGGTGA
- a CDS encoding gamma carbonic anhydrase family protein, with protein MLGTLHLGPGANIAQGAVVRSHDGAVRLGAGSAVMENGVIIGLPQHPVTVGERTFLDHRSLVLGAEVGALCDVGGGSILMPGARIGTRCLLGEGTLIPAGTVVPDDSVVVGRPGRILRRTTADDVERLRKRRGGSLDLPGQPLTAFSARDRAEDAPMGQLYTFRDKHPLVHPTATLFSSAEVTGDVIIGPGCVIGPGVKILGDGNGPVRIGAGVQVLANTVLHRLSDHALTLEDGVIIGPGCTVHGSHVGANTVVEPGAILCDGTRLGRGSFVGAGSLVKQGSAFADGAHVEGFPATQTGTLASLPPVPRWALRPEDLPGLRRIG; from the coding sequence GTGCTGGGAACTCTCCACCTGGGTCCGGGAGCGAACATCGCGCAAGGCGCGGTGGTGCGCTCGCATGACGGCGCCGTGCGGTTGGGCGCCGGCTCGGCCGTGATGGAGAACGGGGTCATCATCGGACTGCCACAGCATCCCGTCACGGTGGGAGAGAGGACCTTCCTCGACCACCGCAGCCTGGTGCTGGGCGCGGAGGTCGGCGCGCTCTGCGACGTGGGGGGCGGCTCCATCCTCATGCCGGGCGCGCGCATCGGCACGCGCTGCCTGCTGGGGGAAGGAACGCTCATCCCCGCGGGCACCGTGGTGCCAGACGACTCCGTCGTCGTGGGCCGCCCCGGCCGCATTCTCCGCCGAACCACCGCGGATGACGTGGAACGGCTCCGGAAGCGGCGCGGCGGAAGCCTCGACCTGCCGGGCCAGCCACTCACCGCTTTCTCCGCGAGAGATCGCGCAGAGGACGCTCCCATGGGACAGCTCTATACGTTTCGCGACAAGCACCCACTGGTGCACCCCACCGCCACCCTCTTCTCCTCGGCCGAGGTGACGGGGGACGTCATCATCGGCCCGGGCTGCGTCATTGGCCCCGGGGTCAAGATTCTGGGAGACGGGAATGGCCCGGTGCGCATCGGCGCGGGCGTGCAGGTGCTGGCCAACACCGTGCTGCACCGGTTGTCGGACCACGCGCTGACGCTGGAGGACGGCGTCATCATCGGCCCGGGCTGTACGGTGCATGGCAGCCACGTGGGCGCGAACACCGTGGTGGAGCCGGGCGCCATCCTCTGTGACGGGACGCGGTTGGGGCGCGGCAGCTTCGTGGGCGCGGGCAGCCTGGTGAAGCAGGGCAGCGCCTTCGCGGACGGCGCGCACGTGGAGGGCTTCCCCGCGACGCAGACCGGCACGCTGGCGTCACTGCCGCCGGTCCCCCGCTGGGCGCTGCGGCCCGAGGACCTGCCGGGCCTGCGGCGCATCGGCTGA
- a CDS encoding 2TM domain-containing protein: MADTRQRSAPPSFSQDEAAEIIREATTRALAGKDVDRALTREDLLAMAREMGVSESAVESVIAARAGRDKAKRRMRRAYLGLVSHATSYTIVIGGLTLIDLASGPAWWVQYPAIGWGMGLAFHAMGTLSAALRQAEKQR; the protein is encoded by the coding sequence ATGGCGGACACACGGCAGCGCAGCGCACCTCCAAGCTTCTCCCAGGACGAGGCCGCGGAAATCATCCGGGAGGCCACGACCCGCGCGCTGGCCGGCAAGGACGTGGACCGCGCGCTCACGCGTGAGGACCTGCTCGCCATGGCCCGGGAGATGGGCGTGAGCGAGTCCGCCGTGGAGAGCGTGATTGCCGCGCGCGCGGGGCGCGACAAGGCGAAGCGCCGCATGCGCAGGGCCTACCTGGGCCTCGTGTCACACGCGACGAGCTACACCATCGTCATCGGCGGTCTCACCCTCATCGACCTGGCCTCGGGGCCGGCCTGGTGGGTGCAGTACCCCGCCATCGGCTGGGGCATGGGACTGGCGTTCCATGCCATGGGGACGTTGAGCGCGGCCCTCCGGCAGGCGGAGAAGCAGCGGTAG
- a CDS encoding ATP-binding protein, whose protein sequence is MPPPDAATPGSTHRQPATEPPVGHSLAQDHTVQFYEDEAFVIDIVEAFITGGLERGDPLIIIAQASHREQLVARLMTAGVDTAAAISRGQLTLLDARETLARFMVGGRPDWERFRQIVGAVIEHTLAAARPGTKVRAYGEMVDVLCLDGMPDVAVELESLWNDLSVLYPLSLLCTYAIGHFGQAERARPFMDVCKAHAHVIPTERYTRLTAPEEKLREVSLLQQRAQALEAEVQQRQQAERDLRDALHQRDEFLALASHELKTPLTALQLQLQSLPSAAARKDGGERLLERLDKAIRQTERLATHIDGLLDVSRLGDGQVPLMLEAHDLSRLVRDTVARAMTSAAEADCPIQLRADLPVEGVWDPLRIQQVVGNLLVNAFKYGRGRPVEVRVEGAPDHARITVRDHGIGIAAEHQERIFHRFERAVPSSAFGGLGLGLYAARQVVVAHGGILRVESEPGHGAAFIVELPYRPQ, encoded by the coding sequence ATGCCTCCACCCGACGCCGCGACTCCCGGGAGCACCCACCGGCAGCCCGCCACCGAGCCTCCTGTCGGTCATTCCCTGGCGCAGGACCACACGGTCCAGTTCTACGAGGATGAGGCGTTCGTCATCGACATCGTCGAGGCCTTCATCACGGGTGGGCTCGAACGAGGCGACCCGCTCATCATCATTGCCCAGGCGAGCCACCGGGAGCAGCTCGTCGCGCGGCTGATGACGGCGGGCGTGGACACCGCGGCGGCCATCAGCCGCGGTCAGCTCACCCTGCTCGATGCCCGAGAGACGCTGGCGCGCTTCATGGTGGGCGGACGCCCGGACTGGGAGCGCTTCCGTCAAATCGTCGGCGCCGTCATCGAGCACACCCTGGCGGCCGCGCGCCCGGGGACCAAGGTGCGCGCCTACGGAGAGATGGTGGACGTCCTCTGCCTGGACGGGATGCCGGACGTCGCGGTGGAGCTGGAGTCGCTGTGGAATGACCTGAGCGTGCTGTATCCCCTGTCCCTCCTGTGCACCTACGCCATCGGCCACTTCGGCCAGGCGGAGCGCGCGCGCCCCTTCATGGACGTCTGCAAGGCGCACGCGCACGTCATCCCCACCGAGCGCTACACCCGGCTCACGGCCCCGGAAGAAAAGCTGCGCGAGGTCAGCCTCCTCCAGCAGCGCGCCCAGGCGCTGGAGGCGGAGGTCCAACAGCGGCAACAGGCCGAGCGGGACCTGCGCGACGCCCTCCATCAGCGGGACGAGTTCCTGGCCCTCGCCAGCCACGAGCTCAAGACGCCCCTGACCGCGCTCCAGCTCCAGCTCCAGTCACTCCCCTCCGCGGCGGCGCGGAAGGATGGCGGTGAACGGCTGCTGGAGCGGCTGGACAAGGCCATCCGCCAAACGGAGCGGCTCGCCACGCACATCGACGGCTTGCTCGACGTCTCCCGCCTGGGGGATGGCCAGGTGCCCTTGATGTTGGAGGCGCACGACCTGTCGCGGCTCGTCCGGGACACGGTCGCTCGCGCCATGACGTCGGCGGCCGAGGCGGACTGTCCCATCCAGTTGAGGGCGGACCTCCCTGTCGAGGGCGTGTGGGACCCGCTGCGGATTCAGCAGGTGGTGGGCAACCTCCTGGTCAACGCCTTCAAGTACGGCAGGGGCCGCCCCGTCGAGGTGCGGGTGGAGGGCGCGCCGGACCACGCGCGCATCACGGTGCGGGACCACGGCATCGGCATTGCCGCCGAGCACCAGGAGCGCATCTTCCACCGCTTCGAGCGCGCCGTTCCGTCCAGCGCCTTTGGCGGCCTGGGCCTGGGGCTCTACGCGGCCCGGCAGGTCGTGGTGGCCCACGGCGGCATCCTCCGCGTGGAGAGCGAGCCAGGCCACGGGGCGGCCTTCATCGTCGAGCTACCCTACCGCCCGCAGTAG